One part of the Homo sapiens chromosome 19, GRCh38.p14 Primary Assembly genome encodes these proteins:
- the VN1R2 gene encoding vomeronasal type-1 receptor 2, whose protein sequence is MTHTLYPTPFALYPINISAAWHLGPLPVSCFVSNKYQCSLAFGATTGLRVLVVVVPQTQLSFLSSLCLVSLFLHSLVSAHGEKPTKPVGLDPTLFQVVVGILGNFSLLYYYMFLYFRGYKPRSTDLILRHLTVADSLVILSKRIPETMATFGLKHFDNYFGCKFLLYAHRVGRGVSIGSTCLLSVFQVITINPRNSRWAEMKVKAPTYIGLSNILCWAFHMLVNAIFPIYTTGKWSNNNITKKGDLGYCSAPLSDEVTKSVYAALTSFHDVLCLGLMLWASSSIVLVLYRHKQQVQHICRNNLYPNSSPGNRAIQSILALVSTFALCYALSFITYVYLALFDNSSWWLVNTAALIIACFPTISPFVLMCRDPSRSRLCSICCRRNRRFFHDFRKM, encoded by the coding sequence atgactcacactctttaccctaccccttttgctttgtatccaataaatatcagcgcAGCCTGGCATTTGGGGCCACTACCAGTCTCCtgctttgtatccaataaatatcagtgcagcctggcattcggggccactaccggtctccgcgtcttggtggtagtggtcccccagacacagctgtcttttctttcatctctttgtcttgtgtctttatttctacactctcttgTCTCTGCACACGGAGAGAAACCCACCAAACCtgtggggctggaccctacacTATTCCAGGTAGTTGTTGGAATCCTGGGGAATTTTTCACtcttatattattatatgttcCTTTACTTTAGGGGATACAAGCCAAGATCCACAGATTTGATTCTCAGGCACCTGACTGTAGCTGACTCCTTGGTTATCCTATCTAAAAGAATCCCAGAGACCATGGCAACTTTTGGGTTGAAACATTTTGACAATTATTTTGGATGCAAATTTCTTTTGTATGCACACAGGGTAGGCAGGGGTGTGTCCATTGGAAGCACCTGCCTCTTGAGTGTCTTCCAGGTGATCACCATCAACCCTAGGAACTCCAGGTGGGCAGAGATGAAAGTAAAAGCCCCGACATACATTGGTCTCTCCAATATCCTGTGCTGGGCCTTCCACATGCTGGTAAATGCCATTTTTCCTATTTATACAACTGGCAAATGGAGCAACAAcaacatcacaaagaaaggaGATTTGGGATATTGTTCTGCCCCACTTAGTGATGAAGTCACAAAGTCAGTATATGCAGCATTGACATCCTTCCATGATGTTTTGTGTCTGGGGCTCATGCTCTGGGCCAGCAGCTCCATCGTTTTGGTCTTGTACAGGCACAAACAGCAGGTACAACACATCTGTAGGAACAATCTCTACCCCAACTCTTCTCCTGGGAACAGAGCCATCCAAAGCATCCTTGCATTGGTGAGCACCTTTGCATTATGTTACGCCCTTTCCTTCATCACCTACGTTTATTTAGCTCTCTTCGATAATTCCAGTTGGTGGCTAGTGAACACTGCTGCACTAATCATTGCCTGTTTTCCAACTATTAGCCCTTTTGTTCTCATGTGCCGTGACCCCAGCAGATCCAGGCTCTGCAGTATCTGCTGCAGAAGAAATAGACGATTCTTTCATGATTTCAGGAAAATGTGA